The following is a genomic window from Leptospira bandrabouensis.
AGGTAACGGTTTGTTTTATTAAAAACCAACCGAGGTCTTTCCGAGGTTGAACGGAGTTTGTATCTAACTCGTTCCGCTCTTCTCAATCTTTTGATATTTTTAGCTGTCTTATTGATCATGACGTTCTACTTCTTACCGGTTTTTCCGGCCTTTCTACGGATGTATTCGTTCGCATATTTGATCCCTTTTCCTTTGTAAGGTTCAGGAGGTCTTTTTGAACGAATGTCAGCCGCAACTTGTCCAACCAGTTGTCGGTCAATTCCCGATACTTTGATTTTAAGCTGATCTGCCACATCGATTTTGATACCGTTAGGCTCAGGAAAAACCACTTCGTGAGAATATCCAAGAGCCATTACAAGGTCTTTACCGCGTTTTTGTGCACGATAACCAACCCCAGTAATCTCAAGGTTTTTCTCCCAACCAGTGGTGACACCTTTGACACAGTTCATCGCAAGGGAACGAACGAGGCCGTGGAGAGCGACAGTCTTTTGGTCTTCACTTTTACGAGTGAAAACTAGTTCGCCGTTTTCCACATTGGCACTGACACCTTCGTATAGAGGAGTTTTCAATTCCCCTAAAGGCCCTTTGATGGTAAGGGCTTCCGCTTCCGTTTTTACTTCTACCTTTGCAGGCAATTTGATAATACTTTTTCCAACTCGAGACATGGTGTTATCGTTCTCTAGAATACCTTACAGAGAACTTCCCCTCCTACTCTGAGTTTGCGAGCACGTTTCCCGGTCATCACACCTTTCGAAGTCGAAAGGATGAGAGTTCCGATGTTATTACGGAACGGGCGGATTTCGCCGGATTGGATATAAACTCGACGACCTGGAGTGGATACTCTCTCGATCATACGAATTACCGGTTTTTTTTCCGTGTCGTATTTTAATTTCACTTGGAAGTCATCAAAACTTCCATTTTTTACTGTTTGGACATCATCTACAAAACCTTCTTCTTTAAGAAGATCGAGGATGGACTTCTTGATTTTGCTACCAGGAATCACACAAAGCTCATGTTTAGCTTGTTGTGCGTTTCTGATTCTTGTTAGCATATCTGCGATTGGATCTGAAAGACTCATACTTACCTTAACCTAATTACCAGGAGGACTTTTTCACACCGGGGATCTGAGCCTTGCTAGCAAGGTCCCGGAAGCAAAGACGACACATATCAAAGCGGCGCAAATAAGCGCGTGATCGACCACAAAGAGGGCAACGATTGTACTCTCTCACTTTGAATTTTTGCTCTTTGGCGTGGCGTTCCATCATTGATTTTTTCGCCATGATAAATCTCCTACTTACCTGCCGTTCGGTAAGGCATACCGAAGGCTTGGAATAATTCGAACGCTTCTTTGTCCACTTCCGTGTTCGTTACGAAAGTGATATTGATCCCGTAGATAGTATTGATTTTATCAAAATGAATCTCTGGGAAGATGATCTGTTCTTTTACGGACAGGTTGTAATTTCCTCGACCGTCGAAACCTTTCGGATTTACTCCGCGAAAGTCACGAACCCGTGGAAGAGCCACGTTAATGAATCTGTCAAGGAACTCATACATATGATGACCACGAAGGGTAACTTTGCAACCAAGCACCATCCCCTCTCTCACTTTGAAACCCGCAATGGATTTCTTAGCGAAAGTTTTCACTGGTCTTTGGCCTGTGATTTGACCAATTTCTGCAAGACATGCTTCCATCGCTTTTGGGTTCGTGTGAGCTTCACCCATACCAACGTTGATCACGATTTTTTCTAGTTTGGGAACTCGCATCACACTTTGAAAGCCGAGTGACTTTTGGAGTGTAGGGCGGATTTCCGCTTCGTATTTTGATTTAAGCCTAGGTACCATAACTATACTTCTTTCCCTTCTGGTCGAGTCACTCGTACGGATTTACCATCCTTCTTGGCAAAGCCCAATCGTACAGCCTTAATTTTCTTCTTAGGCTTCGCTTTGTTCTCTGCTTTTGCGTCGTGAAACATCACATTGGAAATATGGATTGGGAATTCGATCTCAATCGCACCACCTTGAGGGTTCTCTTGGGTTGGGCGAACGAATCTTTTTCTTTTGTTCACACCTTCGATATAAACGCGGTCTTTGCGTTTATCGATTGCTAGAACTTTCCCTTTTTTTCCTTTTTCTTTACCGGAAATCACTAGAACTTCATCGTCCTTTTTGATTTTCGTTTTTTTGAATTTAGTGGGCTCGGAGCCTCTGTATGCTAACTTAGTCGCCATTTTAGAGAACCTCCGGAGCTAGAGATATAATTTTCATGTATTTTTTATCGCGTAGTTCACGGGCAACAGGTCCGAAGATCCTGGTTCCTTTTGGATTCCCTTTGTCATCAATGATGGCAACGGCATTGTCATCGAAACGAATGTAAGTTCCATCGGGACGACGAACTTCTTTTTTCGTTCTCACAACAACTGCTCTTTGAACCGCTTTGTTATGCACTTTTTTACCTTGCCCGTCACGAAGACCGTATGCAGGTTGTGCTTCTTTCACAGCGACGATAATCTCGTCACCAAGCGTTGCGTAGCGTTTTTTGGAACCGCCAAGCACTTTAACGCACATGACTTTTTTCACACCCGAGTTATCGGCTACTTGTAAAATAGTTTCTTGTTGAATCATACTAATTTCGCCTTCTCAATTACCTTTACAAGTTTATGGTGTTTCTGCTTAGAAAGTGGTCTTGTTTCCACAGCGATGACTCGATCACCAACTTGACACTCGTTCTTCTCGTCGTGAATTTTCACGCGGGAAGTTCTGGTCATAATCTTCTTAAACCGTGGGTGCACTTTTCTTGTGATGATTTCGATTACTACAGTTTTATCCATAGCATCGCTCACTACTACACCTTGAATGGTTAAAGACTTTTTAGAGTTTTTATCTTCCATAACCTACTTCTTCTTACCTTTGCTTGTTTTAGCGACTTTTGGAGCCGAACCAGCTTTCGGTGCGATTTGTTTGAGTTTACCTTTAGCAGATAATTCCTTCTCGCGAAGGACAGTTAATGCTTGGGCAATTCTCTTCTTATGATTGCGGATTACTTTTGGGTTCTCAAGAGATCTTGTGACACCAAATTGGAATCTTGCTTTTCTTACTTCTTCGGAAGAGGAAAGAATTTCTTTCTTCAAATCTTCTGGAGAAAGTGATTTAAAATCGTCTTTCATAGAACGTTCCTCTTAACAAATGAAGTTTCTACTGGCAGTTTAAATGCTGCTAGGTGAAGTGCCTTTCTTGCTGTTTCTTCATCAATACCAGCCATCTCAAAAAGAACGCGACCAGGACGGATCTCCGCAATCCAAAATTCCGGGTTACCTTTACCTTTACCCATACGAGTTTCAGCAGGTTTTTTAGTGATTGGTAAATGTGGGAAGATCCTGATCCACAATTTCCCACCACGTTTTACTTGGCGGTTGATAGTGATCCTTGCAGCTTCAATTTGGCGCGCAGTGATACGACCGGAAGAGATGGCTTTTAAACCATACTCACCGAACGCAACGTAAGAACCTCTTTCGTCCTTACCTTTTAAGCGCCCTCTTTGGCGTTTTCTAAATTTTACTCGTTTAGGTGCTAACATGATAGTTTCTCTTTAGTACTTCTTAACTCGTTCTACGTTTTACAGCGTATTTATCTTCATCGGTCTCTTCCTTATTGGTTGGGAAGTAGTCACCAGTATAAGTCCAAACTTTCACACCGATTTGACCGAAAGTGGTAAGGGCTTCTTTGAATCCAAAGTCAATTTTGGCACGAAGAGTATGAAGAGGAACTCGTCCTTCCATATACTTCTCTGTTCTTGCCATATCTGCTCCGTTCAATCGTCCGGAGATTTGGATTTTCACACCTTCCACTCCACCGCGCATAGCACGACGAAGTTCTGCTTTCATCACTCGTCGGAATGGCATCCTTTGTTCGATTTGAAGGGCAACCGTTTCGGCAATCGCTTGTGCAATCACTTCTGGTTTTTTCACTTCGATGATGTTCATCCCAATCGGTTTATCAGCGTATTTTTTAAGCTCTTGTTTTACCGCTTCGATGTTTTGGCCTTTTTGACCAATGACCATACCTGGTTTAGAAGTATGGAGGTTTACGTTGATTTTTTCAGGGAATCTTTCGATTACGATTTTTACAACGGATGCATTTTTAAATTTCTTCTGAAGGAATCTACGGATCTTGATATCTTCGTGAAGATTTTTGATGTAATCTTGTTTGGAATACCAAACCGAATCCCAATTACGTGTGATTCCGATTCGTAGTCCGATTGGATTTACTTTCTGACCCATAAATTAGTTAACCTTCTTTTCGATTTCAGATACGACAACAGTGATGTGGCTTAGGCGTTTACGGATCCTAGAAGCACGACCACGTGCTCTTGGGCGGAAACGTTTCATGATAGGGCCGTCGTCCACATAGATTTTTTTAACATAAAGTGAACTTGGATCCAAACTTTCATTCATTTGTACTGCGTTCGCAACTGCCGAGTTTAACAAGTTGATGATCATTGAACTTGCCGCTTTGTTTGTAAAACGTAAGATATCAATCGCTTCTTTGTAATCGTATCCACGAACTTCATCAGCAACCAGGCGAGCTTTTCTGGCAGAAATTCTGAGGTGTTTTCCTACTGCTTTTGCTTCCATCTCTCTACCTATTTCTTCGCTACTTTTTTGTCTCCACCATGACCTTTGAAGGTTCTAGTGGGAGCAAATTCACCGAGTTTGTGACCGATCATGTTTTCATTCACATAAACAGGAACAAACGCTTTGCCATTATGAATCATGACTGTATGACCAATCATATCTGGATAAATGGTACTTCTTCTTGACCAAGACTTGAAGGGAGTTTTTTTCCCTTCAGAGTTTAGGCTCGTAATTTTTTTCATGAGGTGGTCGTCAATGAACGGACCTTTTTTTAAGCTTCTAGCCATGATTATCTAGATCCTACCTATTCCTGTTTTTCTTACGTCTTTGGACAATAAAACGGTCAGACGGTCTAGTCTTACGTGTTTTAAATCCTTTCGTAGGTTTACCCCAAGGAGTCACAGGGTGACGACCTCCGGAAGTTCTACCTTCACCACCACCGAGTGGGTGGTCCACAGGGTTCATAACGACCCCTCTTACTTTCGGTCTTTTTCCTAACCAACGGTTACGTCCCGCTTTTCCAATGATGACCAAGTTATGGTCTTTGTTGGAAAGTTCTCCGATCGTTGCTAAACACTCTTTACGCACTTTTCGGATTTCCGAAGAAGGGAGTTTGAGAGACACATAGTCACCGTCTTTAGCGGAGATCACAGCAAAAGAACCTGCTGTGCGTGCGATTTGACCGCCTTTTCCGATATGTAGTTCAATGTTGTGAACGTTAGTTCCAGCAGGGATTTTATCTAAAGGAAGTGTATTTCCTAGTTTGATCTCTGCATTGGCACCAGATTCAATTTTGTCCCCAACTTTCAGACCGTTAGGAGCTAAAATGTATCGGTATTCCCCATCTGCATAACAGATAAGTGCAATGAATGCCGAACGGTTTGGATCGTATTCAATTGTTTTTACAGTTGCAGGGATTCCAAATTTATTACGTTTGAAATCGATGATACGGAACTTTCTTTTGTTACGTCCACCTTTGCGTCTAACAGCAATACGTCCCTTATTATCACGACCTGCCTTGTAAGAGAAATTGGCAGTGAGAGGTTTATAAGGAACCACTTCTGTGATTTCTTTGAAATCTAAAACGGAATAATACCGGCTAGACTGTGTTGTGGGTTTAAGTTTTCTAATTCCCATAATTAAACCTTAGCAAAATCCAAATTTGCTCCGTCAGCAAAGGTCACTACGGCTTTTTTGTAGTGAGGTCTTGGGGACGGCATGTTTCTAAAACGTTTCATTTTCCCACGGTAAACGGCTACGTTTACATTTGTTGGAACTACGTTATACATTTGTTTCAGAGCCTGTTTGATCAAAGTTTTGTTCGCATCCGGGTGGACTTTGAACGTATACTTGACAGTTCTTTTTCCCATACGTTCTCCAATTGTTTGAAGGTCTTGCGACTTTTCTGTAACAACCGGTGATAAGATTACATTCTCTAGGTTCACTGTCTTATCCTTTCTTAGAATACTGAGCCTGAAGCTCTTTTAAAGCGCTTTCAGAGATTACTAAATTGTTATTATAGAGGATGTCTCGGCAAACGACTCGTTTGCTGTTCACATATTTGAGGTTCTCTATATTGCGAGTGGATTTTTTGAGGAATTGGTTTTCACCAGATACCACAAAACCCACGTTACCCTTCTCTGCAATTTCCATGTTCTTCAAAATGTTGTAGATGGACTTTGTAGAGTAAGAAGAAGGTTCTACGTCTTCTATGATCGCGATTCTGTTTTCTTCTGCCTTTTTGTTAAGGATGGAGAGAACAGCCTTTTTCTTAACGCTGCGTGACAAGTTAGAGGAATAATCTCTTGGTTTTGGTCCATGAATGATACCACCACCAACGAAATGTGGAGCTCTGATGGATCCTTGTCTTGCACGACCAGTTCCTTTTTGAGCCCAAGGTTTGATTCCCCCACCGCGAACTTCGGAACGATCCTTAGTAGAATGTGTTCCTTGTCTATTGTTCGCATTTTCAGCTTTAACCGCATCATAGATGGCTCCAAGCGAAATGCCGGTAGCAAATAATTCTGCCGGAAGTTCAACTTCGCTTACGAATACGCCTTCTTTATTGTATTTACGCGCTTTCATGTTCTACCTATCTATTTATCCGATTTTTTCTATCGTAACGATACCGCGTTCCCTTCCTGGAACCGGACCGGATACAAATACCAAGTTGGCGTCTGCATCAATTTTTACTACTTTCAGGTTTCGAACAGTGCTCTGTTCAGAACCCATTCTTCCACCCATCTTCAAACCCTTGAACACACGTCCAGGAGTTGTATTAGAACCAATCGAACCAGGATGTCTTTGGAATCTGGAACCGTGTCCAGCAGGACCACCGGCAAAACCGTGGCGTTTTACAACACCTTGTGTTCCCTTTCCCTTAGATGTTCCGGTCACTTTCACCGTGTCGTTTAAAGCAAACACATCAGCGAGTTTTACCTCAGCACCAACAGCTACATCTTCAAAACCTTTGAATTCAATCAGAGTTTTTTTAGGAGCGGCAATGTTAGCTTTTTTGATGTGTCCAACTTCGGCCTTCGTCATGTGTTTTTCCTTGGCATCACCAAATGCTAGTTGAACCGCTTCGTAGCCGTCGTTTGCAGATGTTTTTACCTGGGACACAAAACAAGGACCCACGCGTAAAACGGTTACAGTAACCATCTTACCTTCGTTATTGAATATGTGGGCCATGCCCAATTTTTCGCCGATTAAACCTTTAGCCATGGATCCTATCCTTAGGATTTAATATCTACGGAAACTCCAGCAGGGAGTTGAAGCTTCATCAGGGCTTCTACCGTATCTTCATTCGTATTTAAAATATCGATGAGTCTCTTATGAGTTCTCATTTCAAATTGTTCTCTAGCTTTTTTATTCACGTGCGGAGAACGTAATACCGTGTAGATTTCTTTTTTCGTTGGAAGTGGGATTGGACCGGAGACAGTAGCTCCGGTCCTCTTCGCAGTCGCAACGATTTCATAGGTTGATTGGTCAATCAACCTATGATCGAAAGCTTTTAACTTAACGCGAATTCTTTGTCCAGCCATTGCGATTACTCAACGATCTCCGCAACAACACCAGAACCAATCGTTCTTCCACCCTCACGGATAGCGAACTTCAAACCTTGGTCCATAGCAATTGGGTGGATAAGTTCGATTGACATCGTAACGTTATCTCCCGGCATAACCATCTCCATTCCACCAGGAAGGTTACAAACACCAGTGATGTCTGTAGTTCTGAAATAGAATTGAGGACGGTAGTTGTTAAAGAATGGAGTATGACGTCCACCTTCGTCTTTTGTAAGAACGTAAACTTCTGCTTTAAATTTTCTATGTGGAGTGATTGTACCCGGTTTCGCAAGAACTTGACCTCTTTCGATGTCTTCTTTTTTAGTTCCGCGAAGAAGAGCACCAATGTTGTCTCCAGCTTCTGCTTGATCGAGTAGTTTACGGAACATCTCAATACCAGTAACAACTGATTTAGATGTATCACGGATACCAACGATTTCGATCTCGTCGTTGATCTTAAGAACCCCTTGCTCCACACGACCAGTTGCAACAGTTCCACGACCAGTGATTGAGAATACGTCCTCAACTGGCATAAGGAAAGGTTTATCAACAATACGTGTAGGGTTTGGAACGTAAGTATCAACAGCTTCCATAAGTTTCAAAATGGATTTCATTCCTAGGTCGGAATCTTCACCTTCAAGAGCTTTTAATGCAGAACCAGAGATGAAAGGTGTTTTATCACCAGGAAAGTTGTATTTGTTAAGAAGGTCTTTGATTTCCTCTTTAACCATCTCAACCATATCGTCTCTCTCATCAGCAGCGAGCATGTCCGCTTTGTTTAAGTAAACCACGATGTAAGGAACCCCTACTTGGCGAGCAAGAAGGATGTGTTCTTTCGTTTGTGGCATTGCACCGTCAGTAGCAGATACTACGAGAATCGCAGCGTCCATCTGAGCAGCACCAGTAATCATGTTTTTAACATAGTCCGCGTGTCCCGGGCAATCTACGTGTGCGTAGTGACGGTTTGGAGTTTCATACTCCTGGTGAGACGTTGCAATAGTAATCCCACGAGCCTTTTCTTCGGGCGCGTTGTCGATTTGGTCGTAAGCAATCGCTTTGTTTTTTCCACCCACTAACTTTGCAAGCGTCGTTGTGATCGCTGCTGTAAGGGTTGTTTTACCGTGGTCAACGTGACCAATTGTTCCGATGTTTAAGTGTGGTTTTGAACGGTCAAATTTTTCTTTAGCCATTGTTAGAATCTACTCCTCAATCGTGGTGCAAGACCCGATCCTCGGTTCTTTACTCCTTTAAAAATGCATGAAATTCATAGGTAAAAGCAGTCCTTTCCCAAGAAATGCCGATGCCTTTGGTCATGTTTCTAAGAGCCCCTGAAAAGCCAAGCAGGTTTTGGGCCGGTGCATTGGCTTTTAAGTGACTCTTCCCTGCCACAGCCTCAAAGATGGAGATCACCTTAGCGTTTCTGCGACTTAGATCAGAAAGAACTACACCTAAGTGGTCTGCGTCCACCATCACTTCTACTTCTGTGAGGGGTCCGACCAAATATGTGTTTGAAGAAAACAATTCCTTTACGCCCGCAAGTATCGCTACTTTCAAAAGCGTTAAAGTGGTTTGCAAATCTCCCTTCGGTATCTCATACGAGAGAACACGAAACTTGAGACCTACAACTTCCTCTCCGTAAAACCCGTGTAAGCAGGCCTCCATAAAGGATGTTTCTATCGAATTTTTTACTTCTTCCGGAAGACTTACCTCGAAGGCAATATGCTTCGAAAAATCGGCAGTATCTTCCAGGACTGCGATGAGCGCGCCGCTTGATTTTTGGTCTTCAAAGGCACGATGCTCTAGGGCAACCTTATGAGACATTTTTTTAAGAAGCTCTAATTTGGCAATGTTTATCGAACTAAAATTGAGTTTTTTTTCGGTTCTCTCGGTGATTCGTCGGATTCCGATTTCTAAATGAAGCTCTCCTCTGCCAAGAAGTACTAACTGACCGGTCTCTTCTTTCTTATGGACTTGGTATCCTGGATCTTCCCATACCAATTCCTCCAGGCGACATAACCAAAACTCTTTGTCGGTGGATTCTTCTGGTTCCAAAACTACAGAAAAAGGACTAGGTGTTTTTTCGGAAAATAGGCCGACCTCTTTGGAGTTCCGTTCCGAAGCACGAGCCACAGTTTGGCCAGGAAGTAAAACTAAGCCTTTCTGGTTTTTTAGTAAAACCAGTTTTCCCTGATTTAACTCGGAAATTTCCTCTTCGGATTCTGGATCCAAAAATTGAAAGATGGAGCCTCTAGGTTCTATTTCTATAGCTGAACCGGATTGGTTTGCCTCTAACTTCGGAGCGTTTTTTTTCCAAATTGCCTCAACCTCCGCAAGATGGATATTTTTTGTAGGATACACAACCGCATACCTTCCCACCCCTTCGGCTGACCTTCTGGAAAGAACAAGAAGTGGAAGAGAGGAATCACCAAAGTTTTCTGGTTCCTTGGGTTCTACCCAAAGAACTAAGTCTAGAAGTTCCCGAACCCCTTCCCCCGTTTTTGCAGAACCTCCATACACTGGATAAAGTTTTCCAAAACGAGGTCCACCTTGCAATCCAACCAAGGAATAATCAGTTTGGCCAGAAGGGTCATTCCAAGAAGACAAAAGAATTTCATCATTCCAAGCCACGAGCTCTTCCCCTACCGTTTTCGGAAAATGCCCAGGGGTATTTAGGTAGTATTCTAATTTTCCCTCTGGATTCTTTTGGAAAAGAGAAACGGGGGCACCACCTAAAATTTCTTCCAAGGAGACCAGGGCATCCAAGTAGTCTTCATCAAAACGGTCGAGTTTGTTGATAAAAAAAACCATAGGCACATTTGCTTTCCGAAGTTCTTCGATCACAAGGCGTGCTTGAGATTGGACCACTGTCCCCGCCTCCAAAACCACAATGGCCGAATCCATCGCTGGCAATAGGTCTGTGACTTGGTTACGAAAATCAATATGACCGGGTGTATCCACAAGTTGGATCTGAAACTTACCAAACTTAGTTTCCCAAGGAATGGAATGAAAAGTCGTACGGATGGAGATCCCCCTTTCGATTTCTTCCTGTAAGGAATCCGATTCGGTGTTTCCATCTTCAATGGAACCAACTGCGGCAATTTTTCCAGACTCGAATAAGATCCGTTCGGTGAGAGTGGTTTTACCCGAATCGATATGTGCAAAAATTCCAACAGTTCGGTATTTCATAATTTTCTATGGTTAAAATAAAAAAGCCAGGCGTAAACCTGGCTTATCAATGTTTGGAATCGAATGATAAAAACTACCAGCGGTAGTGGGAGAATGCCTTGTTGGCGTCTGCCATCTTTCTGATGTCTTCTTTTTTCTTAATCGCAGATCCTGTGCCTTTTTGTGCTTCCATGAATTCTGCAGCCAATTTGTTTTTCATTGACTTTTCGTTTCTTCCACGGCTATATTTGATTAGCCATCTGATACCAAGAGCAAGACGTCTTTCTGGACGAACTTCGATCGGAACTTGGTAAGTTACCCCACCCACACGGCGAGATTTTACTTCTACTTGTGGTTTTGCATTTTCCAATGCTTCTTGGAAAACTGCAAACGGATCTTGTCCTGTTTTTTTAGCAATTACTTCTAACGCATCGTAGAAAACGGCTTCAGCAACACTCTTTTTACCATCTACCATTAGGCAGTTGATAAATTTAGAAATCACTTTGTCATTGTATTTAGGATCGCCTTCGATATGGCGCGGTTCAACTTTTCCTCTTCTTCTAGACATATACCTTTCTCCGATTACGCTTTAGGACGCTTAGCGCCGTATTTTGAACGTCCTTTGCGACGTTTGTCCACACCGAGTGTATCCAGTGTTCCACGAATGATATGATAACGAACCCCTGGTAAATCTTTTACCCTTCCCCCACGGATGAGAACCACGTTGTGTTCTTGGAGGTTGTGACCTTCGCCCGGAATGTAAGCAGTCACTTCAATTCCAGTGGTAAGACGAACCCTTGCTACTTTACGAAGAGCTGAGTTCGGTTTTTTAGGAGTAAAGGTCATTACCCTTGTGCAAACTCCACGTCTTTGTGGGCAAGCCTTAAGGGCAGGAGATTTAGTTCTTTTCTTTTGGTCTTCTCTTCCTCTGCGGATGAGCTGGTTAATTGTAGGCATTCGATTCCTTCTTCTACTTCTCTGTCTTTAAAAAAATAATGACGTTTTCGTCCAAAATTCCAGATAGGGACATTTTGTAAACGAAAACACGATTTTTGTCCCTAGAAACCATCCAATTTGAATGATTTCTAGAAAATTCTACTTTCGGCTAATCGTCATCGTCCTCATCATCGGAGTCGTCAGATTCTTCTTCCAACTCATCCTCATCCTCGTCCTCTTCGGCAACAAGTCTGGAAAGAGTGGCAGTGGAAACTGGAGCCGACTCAGAAAGTTCAGAAACTTCTTCTTCCTCTTCTTCTGATTCTAGATCCCAATCCAAGTCTCCTGGAAGGTCCTTGAAGACTTCGATGTCACGGTATTTTTTCATACCGGTTCCCGCAG
Proteins encoded in this region:
- the rplF gene encoding 50S ribosomal protein L6, with protein sequence MSRVGKSIIKLPAKVEVKTEAEALTIKGPLGELKTPLYEGVSANVENGELVFTRKSEDQKTVALHGLVRSLAMNCVKGVTTGWEKNLEITGVGYRAQKRGKDLVMALGYSHEVVFPEPNGIKIDVADQLKIKVSGIDRQLVGQVAADIRSKRPPEPYKGKGIKYANEYIRRKAGKTGKK
- the rpsH gene encoding 30S ribosomal protein S8; amino-acid sequence: MSLSDPIADMLTRIRNAQQAKHELCVIPGSKIKKSILDLLKEEGFVDDVQTVKNGSFDDFQVKLKYDTEKKPVIRMIERVSTPGRRVYIQSGEIRPFRNNIGTLILSTSKGVMTGKRARKLRVGGEVLCKVF
- a CDS encoding type Z 30S ribosomal protein S14; protein product: MAKKSMMERHAKEQKFKVREYNRCPLCGRSRAYLRRFDMCRLCFRDLASKAQIPGVKKSSW
- the rplE gene encoding 50S ribosomal protein L5, which encodes MVPRLKSKYEAEIRPTLQKSLGFQSVMRVPKLEKIVINVGMGEAHTNPKAMEACLAEIGQITGQRPVKTFAKKSIAGFKVREGMVLGCKVTLRGHHMYEFLDRFINVALPRVRDFRGVNPKGFDGRGNYNLSVKEQIIFPEIHFDKINTIYGINITFVTNTEVDKEAFELFQAFGMPYRTAGK
- the rplX gene encoding 50S ribosomal protein L24 translates to MATKLAYRGSEPTKFKKTKIKKDDEVLVISGKEKGKKGKVLAIDKRKDRVYIEGVNKRKRFVRPTQENPQGGAIEIEFPIHISNVMFHDAKAENKAKPKKKIKAVRLGFAKKDGKSVRVTRPEGKEV
- the rplN gene encoding 50S ribosomal protein L14, whose product is MIQQETILQVADNSGVKKVMCVKVLGGSKKRYATLGDEIIVAVKEAQPAYGLRDGQGKKVHNKAVQRAVVVRTKKEVRRPDGTYIRFDDNAVAIIDDKGNPKGTRIFGPVARELRDKKYMKIISLAPEVL
- the rpsQ gene encoding 30S ribosomal protein S17, translated to MEDKNSKKSLTIQGVVVSDAMDKTVVIEIITRKVHPRFKKIMTRTSRVKIHDEKNECQVGDRVIAVETRPLSKQKHHKLVKVIEKAKLV
- the rpmC gene encoding 50S ribosomal protein L29; the protein is MKDDFKSLSPEDLKKEILSSSEEVRKARFQFGVTRSLENPKVIRNHKKRIAQALTVLREKELSAKGKLKQIAPKAGSAPKVAKTSKGKKK
- the rplP gene encoding 50S ribosomal protein L16; this translates as MLAPKRVKFRKRQRGRLKGKDERGSYVAFGEYGLKAISSGRITARQIEAARITINRQVKRGGKLWIRIFPHLPITKKPAETRMGKGKGNPEFWIAEIRPGRVLFEMAGIDEETARKALHLAAFKLPVETSFVKRNVL
- the rpsC gene encoding 30S ribosomal protein S3 → MGQKVNPIGLRIGITRNWDSVWYSKQDYIKNLHEDIKIRRFLQKKFKNASVVKIVIERFPEKINVNLHTSKPGMVIGQKGQNIEAVKQELKKYADKPIGMNIIEVKKPEVIAQAIAETVALQIEQRMPFRRVMKAELRRAMRGGVEGVKIQISGRLNGADMARTEKYMEGRVPLHTLRAKIDFGFKEALTTFGQIGVKVWTYTGDYFPTNKEETDEDKYAVKRRTS
- the rplV gene encoding 50S ribosomal protein L22, with product MEAKAVGKHLRISARKARLVADEVRGYDYKEAIDILRFTNKAASSMIINLLNSAVANAVQMNESLDPSSLYVKKIYVDDGPIMKRFRPRARGRASRIRKRLSHITVVVSEIEKKVN
- the rpsS gene encoding 30S ribosomal protein S19; protein product: MARSLKKGPFIDDHLMKKITSLNSEGKKTPFKSWSRRSTIYPDMIGHTVMIHNGKAFVPVYVNENMIGHKLGEFAPTRTFKGHGGDKKVAKK
- the rplB gene encoding 50S ribosomal protein L2: MGIRKLKPTTQSSRYYSVLDFKEITEVVPYKPLTANFSYKAGRDNKGRIAVRRKGGRNKRKFRIIDFKRNKFGIPATVKTIEYDPNRSAFIALICYADGEYRYILAPNGLKVGDKIESGANAEIKLGNTLPLDKIPAGTNVHNIELHIGKGGQIARTAGSFAVISAKDGDYVSLKLPSSEIRKVRKECLATIGELSNKDHNLVIIGKAGRNRWLGKRPKVRGVVMNPVDHPLGGGEGRTSGGRHPVTPWGKPTKGFKTRKTRPSDRFIVQRRKKNRNR
- a CDS encoding 50S ribosomal protein L23; translated protein: MNLENVILSPVVTEKSQDLQTIGERMGKRTVKYTFKVHPDANKTLIKQALKQMYNVVPTNVNVAVYRGKMKRFRNMPSPRPHYKKAVVTFADGANLDFAKV
- the rplD gene encoding 50S ribosomal protein L4; translation: MKARKYNKEGVFVSEVELPAELFATGISLGAIYDAVKAENANNRQGTHSTKDRSEVRGGGIKPWAQKGTGRARQGSIRAPHFVGGGIIHGPKPRDYSSNLSRSVKKKAVLSILNKKAEENRIAIIEDVEPSSYSTKSIYNILKNMEIAEKGNVGFVVSGENQFLKKSTRNIENLKYVNSKRVVCRDILYNNNLVISESALKELQAQYSKKG
- the rplC gene encoding 50S ribosomal protein L3, whose product is MAKGLIGEKLGMAHIFNNEGKMVTVTVLRVGPCFVSQVKTSANDGYEAVQLAFGDAKEKHMTKAEVGHIKKANIAAPKKTLIEFKGFEDVAVGAEVKLADVFALNDTVKVTGTSKGKGTQGVVKRHGFAGGPAGHGSRFQRHPGSIGSNTTPGRVFKGLKMGGRMGSEQSTVRNLKVVKIDADANLVFVSGPVPGRERGIVTIEKIG
- the rpsJ gene encoding 30S ribosomal protein S10; the protein is MAGQRIRVKLKAFDHRLIDQSTYEIVATAKRTGATVSGPIPLPTKKEIYTVLRSPHVNKKAREQFEMRTHKRLIDILNTNEDTVEALMKLQLPAGVSVDIKS